One Candidatus Omnitrophota bacterium DNA segment encodes these proteins:
- the ugpC gene encoding sn-glycerol-3-phosphate ABC transporter ATP-binding protein UgpC: MAQVSLNNVCKIFPGNVLAVNKVNLGIENKEFMVLVGPSGCGKSTTLRMIAGLEEISSGNIYIGNKQVNDVPAKDRDIAMVFQNYALYPHMTVEENMSFGLRLRRIPKQEIIQRVNEAAEILGIKRLLNRKPRELSGGERQRVAVGRAIVRKPMVFLFDEPLSNLDAKMRVQMRTEIHKLHIRLQTTIIYVTHDQVEAMTMGDRIAVMKDGVISQLGDPIDVYDHPKNKFVAGFIGSPPMNFMMGRIIKKEGKLYFDEGKIQVKLVEDMYKKMTSYIGMEVFFGIRSEDIYDKLFVSQAPPENIVKVNCEVFEPMGSEVYLYLNTGKHTFIARVGAHDRPRVNQEMDVVFDMSKVHFFNKSTEEAII, translated from the coding sequence ATGGCTCAGGTAAGTTTAAATAATGTTTGTAAGATTTTTCCGGGGAATGTCCTGGCGGTCAATAAAGTAAATTTAGGTATTGAAAATAAAGAGTTTATGGTTTTGGTCGGGCCTTCTGGCTGTGGTAAATCCACTACCTTAAGGATGATTGCTGGTTTAGAGGAAATAAGTTCAGGGAATATCTATATTGGGAATAAGCAGGTTAATGATGTCCCCGCAAAAGACCGCGATATTGCTATGGTTTTTCAGAATTATGCCCTTTATCCTCATATGACAGTAGAAGAAAATATGTCATTTGGCCTTCGCCTTAGGCGTATTCCAAAACAGGAGATCATTCAACGGGTTAATGAGGCTGCCGAAATTTTGGGAATTAAGCGCCTTCTGAATCGTAAACCACGGGAGCTTTCAGGAGGAGAACGCCAGCGCGTGGCAGTAGGAAGAGCGATTGTAAGGAAACCCATGGTTTTTTTATTTGATGAACCTTTAAGTAATCTTGATGCTAAGATGCGTGTGCAGATGCGTACTGAAATACATAAGTTACATATAAGATTACAGACAACAATTATTTATGTAACCCATGATCAAGTTGAAGCTATGACAATGGGAGATCGTATTGCCGTAATGAAGGATGGAGTGATTTCGCAATTAGGTGATCCGATTGATGTATATGACCATCCAAAAAATAAGTTTGTTGCTGGTTTTATTGGTTCTCCTCCTATGAATTTTATGATGGGTAGGATTATTAAAAAAGAAGGCAAGTTATATTTTGATGAAGGTAAGATCCAGGTTAAACTAGTTGAAGATATGTATAAAAAAATGACTAGTTATATAGGTATGGAAGTATTTTTTGGGATCCGCTCTGAGGATATTTACGATAAATTGTTTGTCTCGCAAGCCCCGCCGGAAAATATCGTTAAGGTAAACTGTGAGGTGTTTGAACCAATGGGCTCAGAGGTTTATCTCTACCTGAATACGGGTAAACATACCTTTATTGCTCGCGTAGGTGCTCATGATCGTCCACGTGTCAATCAGGAAATGGACGTAGTTTTTGATATGAGCAAGGTGCATTTTTTTAATAAGAGCACCGAAGAAGCTATAATTTAA
- a CDS encoding sensor domain-containing diguanylate cyclase, translated as MVTLMGFILGNIIISSYLFKFSDCRISIINSGLEHTTEQINIANSEIKKFQELKDALTFKITRYSNLKKIIEDINVSLKTESVVRVLSYAVYSLISNGQGTALFYLVDNQYQKLNLVYSIKDNSDLVILTKEGDIFDQWVLRHSTWLIIEDLKNDFRFDLESIRFQDERDILSLISAPLISHNSLLGLLRLESKKSGSFNQDDLRFLALVADLGAGALENSLLFHKKQELAIHDDLTSLYTKHYFISRLKDEVKRCQRLDQYLSLMMIDIDFFKQYNDKFGHTAGDIVLKKVSLLLKDCLKEFNPLLCRFGGEEFLVMLSGLNKQKASIIGEQLRRKIENETIILRRHDTRITVSIGIANLPLDTKDDDELVQKADKAMYKAKEKGRNQVCST; from the coding sequence TTGGTTACCCTTATGGGTTTTATTTTGGGTAATATAATTATTTCTTCCTATCTTTTTAAGTTTTCAGACTGCCGAATATCAATAATTAACTCCGGGCTTGAACATACGACTGAGCAGATAAATATTGCCAATTCCGAAATTAAAAAATTCCAGGAACTCAAAGATGCCCTCACGTTTAAGATAACCCGCTATAGTAACCTGAAAAAAATAATCGAAGACATTAATGTTTCCTTAAAGACCGAGTCAGTTGTACGCGTATTAAGTTATGCAGTTTATTCATTAATTTCAAATGGCCAGGGGACTGCTTTATTCTACCTAGTAGATAACCAGTATCAAAAATTAAACCTAGTATATTCGATAAAGGATAATTCTGATTTGGTTATTCTTACCAAAGAAGGAGACATTTTTGATCAGTGGGTTTTAAGGCATTCCACTTGGCTTATCATCGAGGATCTGAAAAATGATTTCCGTTTTGATTTGGAGAGTATCCGTTTTCAGGATGAGCGGGATATCCTCTCATTGATTAGCGCACCGTTAATCAGTCATAATTCCTTGCTTGGGCTTTTACGGCTTGAAAGTAAAAAAAGTGGCTCTTTTAATCAGGATGATTTGCGGTTTCTTGCGCTGGTAGCTGATCTTGGGGCCGGAGCATTGGAGAATAGCTTACTTTTCCATAAAAAACAGGAACTGGCAATACATGATGATTTAACTTCTTTGTACACCAAGCATTATTTTATTAGCCGCTTGAAAGATGAGGTTAAACGATGCCAGCGGCTGGATCAGTATTTATCCTTAATGATGATCGACATCGATTTTTTTAAGCAATATAATGATAAATTTGGCCATACTGCCGGAGATATTGTTTTAAAGAAGGTCAGTTTATTGCTTAAAGACTGCTTAAAGGAATTTAATCCTTTATTATGCCGTTTTGGCGGGGAAGAATTTTTAGTTATGTTATCAGGGCTAAACAAGCAGAAAGCATCGATTATCGGTGAGCAGTTGCGCCGAAAAATTGAGAATGAAACTATTATATTGCGCCGTCATGATACCCGAATAACTGTTTCCATTGGGATTGCTAATCTGCCGCTTGATACAAAAGATGATGATGAGTTAGTCCAAAAGGCCGATAAAGCTATGTATAAAGCTAAAGAAAAAGGGAGAAATCAAGTATGTTCCACATAG
- a CDS encoding GGDEF domain-containing protein produces the protein MFHIALFFLLSILWYMFLRDFFSERIRSLENQNTQKLDELAILTNLKENLISENTQLDKKLADTLALYELTKDICKSLEEEKVFSIFNKNLKKYIEIGDCRYIKEAADLIKYKDYTILPLNIEENQIIGYLAVDRILESDKEKFGILAQQLLIGLRRALLYEKVQSMIITDSLTGVYCRRYFLERFSEELRRSKRNKLHLTFLMIDIDNFKQFNDRYGHLVGDAILRKVSKIINDAVRQIDFIGRYGGEEISIVLTETDRDQANFAAERIRQAIAGALIKIYDEELKVTVSIGVSTFPDNALNMQDLIDMADQALYLAKETGKNKVCFSPA, from the coding sequence ATGTTCCACATAGCATTATTTTTTCTCCTATCAATCCTTTGGTATATGTTTTTGCGGGATTTTTTTTCAGAACGTATCAGGTCTCTGGAAAATCAAAATACACAAAAACTCGATGAGCTTGCTATTTTAACTAATTTAAAAGAAAATTTAATATCGGAGAATACACAACTTGATAAAAAGCTTGCAGATACCCTGGCGCTTTATGAGTTGACCAAGGATATTTGTAAGAGCTTGGAAGAAGAGAAGGTTTTCTCTATTTTTAATAAAAACCTGAAGAAATATATTGAAATAGGGGATTGCCGCTATATCAAGGAGGCTGCTGATCTCATTAAATATAAGGATTATACGATTCTGCCTTTGAATATCGAAGAAAATCAAATAATTGGATATCTTGCAGTAGATAGGATATTGGAGTCCGATAAAGAAAAATTTGGGATTTTGGCACAGCAACTTTTAATTGGATTAAGAAGAGCGCTCCTTTATGAAAAAGTTCAAAGCATGATTATTACTGATTCACTTACAGGCGTTTATTGCCGAAGGTATTTCCTGGAGCGTTTTAGCGAAGAACTAAGGCGTTCAAAGAGAAATAAACTGCATTTAACTTTTCTTATGATAGATATAGATAATTTTAAGCAGTTTAACGACCGATATGGGCATTTGGTAGGAGACGCCATATTGCGTAAAGTTTCTAAGATTATAAACGACGCAGTCAGGCAGATTGATTTTATCGGCCGCTATGGAGGAGAAGAGATTTCTATTGTTTTAACTGAAACAGATAGGGATCAGGCTAATTTTGCCGCTGAACGTATACGTCAGGCAATCGCAGGGGCTTTGATAAAAATTTATGACGAGGAGCTAAAGGTTACTGTAAGCATAGGTGTTTCTACCTTTCCGGACAATGCTTTAAATATGCAAGATCTAATTGATATGGCGGATCAGGCATTGTATTTAGCAAAAGAGACTGGCAAAAATAAAGTTTGTTTTTCTCCTGCCTAA
- a CDS encoding ROK family protein: protein MVKKFIIGIDLGGTNLKCALLDSSLKIKAKNSFSTKSFDNKQKIIYGISDSIDSFIFNQGLSKSAILGIGIGLPGPVDTFKGLVHFLPNITGWKNVELKEILEQKTKLQVVVDNDAKLMALAEYKAGSAAGYMNAICLTLGTGVGAGLIINGDLYRGQDNAAGELGHLPINETGPLCGCGAKACLEAYIGNTSITKEAHKIFGSGTSLEDVSQMAKDNNLKAIKFWYAIGEKLGLALAGVVNLLNLDVIVIGGGVACAGKVLFESVKKTIFSRAMSVQAKRVKILKAKLGINAGIIGAGYMVKERLVK from the coding sequence ATGGTTAAAAAATTTATTATTGGAATAGATCTAGGCGGTACAAATTTAAAGTGTGCCTTGCTTGATAGTAGTTTAAAAATTAAGGCCAAAAACTCTTTTAGCACAAAGAGTTTTGATAATAAGCAAAAGATTATTTATGGGATTAGTGATTCGATTGACAGTTTTATTTTTAACCAGGGATTATCCAAATCTGCTATTTTGGGGATAGGGATAGGATTACCTGGGCCGGTAGATACTTTTAAAGGCTTAGTACATTTTTTGCCCAACATTACTGGATGGAAGAATGTAGAGCTTAAGGAGATTTTGGAACAAAAAACCAAACTGCAAGTTGTCGTTGATAACGATGCTAAGCTTATGGCTTTGGCTGAATATAAAGCAGGGTCAGCAGCTGGATATATGAATGCCATATGTTTAACTTTAGGGACAGGAGTTGGAGCAGGATTGATTATTAATGGAGATCTATACCGGGGACAGGATAACGCTGCTGGAGAACTTGGCCATCTTCCTATCAATGAAACTGGCCCTCTTTGTGGCTGCGGAGCAAAGGCTTGCCTTGAGGCCTACATTGGAAATACTTCAATTACGAAAGAAGCACATAAGATATTTGGTTCAGGAACCTCTCTTGAAGATGTTAGCCAAATGGCAAAAGATAATAATCTTAAGGCGATAAAATTTTGGTATGCAATTGGAGAAAAATTAGGTTTGGCTTTAGCCGGGGTCGTGAATTTACTTAATCTTGATGTGATTGTGATTGGTGGCGGAGTAGCTTGTGCCGGGAAAGTTTTGTTTGAAAGCGTTAAAAAAACTATTTTTTCGCGCGCAATGAGCGTTCAGGCAAAAAGAGTAAAAATATTAAAAGCTAAATTAGGTATTAATGCCGGAATAATTGGGGCGGGATATATGGTTAAGGAGAGGCTGGTAAAATGA
- the fsa gene encoding fructose-6-phosphate aldolase, with protein sequence MKIFIDTASIKEIKEATSLGLIDGVTTNPTLMAKEGRNFQEVLKEICGMVSGPVSAEVISLDAQGMMEEARQLIKIAKNIVIKIPLTKEGLKAVKILSAEGVKTNVTLCFSAAQALLVAKAGATYVSPFIGRLDDIAKEGMDLIADIKKIYVNYNFKTQIIVASVRNPMHVVNAALVGADISTIPFLVIEQLIKHPLTDIGINRFLEDYKKIPQGNNVK encoded by the coding sequence ATGAAAATTTTTATCGATACAGCAAGCATTAAAGAGATTAAAGAGGCCACAAGCTTAGGCCTTATTGATGGGGTAACGACTAATCCTACACTTATGGCAAAAGAAGGGCGTAATTTTCAAGAGGTATTAAAAGAAATCTGTGGAATGGTTTCTGGGCCGGTAAGCGCTGAAGTGATTAGCCTAGATGCTCAAGGAATGATGGAAGAAGCGCGGCAATTGATTAAAATTGCTAAAAATATTGTGATTAAAATCCCGCTTACCAAGGAAGGATTGAAAGCGGTGAAAATTTTATCGGCTGAAGGAGTTAAAACGAATGTTACTCTTTGTTTTTCTGCTGCCCAAGCTTTATTAGTGGCAAAGGCAGGAGCAACTTATGTATCTCCTTTTATCGGCAGGCTTGATGATATCGCCAAAGAAGGAATGGATTTGATTGCGGATATAAAGAAAATATATGTAAATTATAATTTTAAGACTCAGATAATTGTCGCTTCTGTGCGTAACCCGATGCATGTGGTTAATGCCGCTTTGGTCGGAGCGGATATCTCTACGATTCCTTTTCTAGTAATCGAACAGTTGATTAAACATCCTTTAACGGATATCGGTATCAACAGGTTTTTGGAAGATTATAAAAAAATCCCCCAGGGAAATAATGTTAAATAA
- the lptD gene encoding LPS assembly protein LptD: protein MLNNFKLVNLLGCVLAFLLLSCGLVTAEENKESPIIINGDNVEYSADNREVTATGNIEVTYKGSKLTCNKLKVNMQTKEGLAEGNARLQDSKGVVTGEKIIYNFANKTGVILNADFRANPYFGKAKIVEKVSDSEFIAKRGYFTTCSMDQVHYRLAIKKLNMFPGDKTQAKQVTLYLGTVPVAYLPCFNYSMKEPFMHVQVEPGKRKDWGPYVLSAWRYNITDNIDGRLLLDYRNKLGWAEGFYSNYRTPGVGKGEFKFYYTNEKPSNQAGNASTEYQRYFMRWRHKWDIDQRTNFIAEFLKITDKRWKDDVKPSNRNFLKDYFFREYEKDSQPLSYALFHHAFNYSSLDVILQERTNHWFDQIEKTPEINYNLPSLQLGQTPFYFENISQMGNYNKKGSTMSPVTNDAVTVARLDTKNTLSRPMKVSFVQFRPFVSSRQTFYDKGANGQDGIVRTIFYSGADMSTKFYRVFNVKTDFLGLDINGLRHVITPTIGYLYTHVPTIPASNIKQIDTVDFINRGNTASLGLSNKLQTKRGGQSIDFVDLLVTTEYVLDPKSGDNAFLNNPTNKLSSQLSDILFKLKILPYSWMRFEGDATYEHSDHDSVNYNSFSLVNYDIGIDLDKDRTMIFGQRYERKGKNEVTAGFTWRLSPKWKFGIYERYNFKKVKDSTGAVILDSGSQEQEYTLTRDLHCWELDITLNKKDISGTSIFFTFRLKAFPENEFGFDQSVSEKKSGAQ, encoded by the coding sequence ATGTTAAATAATTTTAAACTAGTCAATTTATTGGGTTGTGTTCTGGCATTTTTATTATTGTCGTGCGGTTTGGTAACTGCCGAAGAGAATAAAGAATCCCCGATAATTATTAATGGTGATAATGTTGAGTATTCTGCTGACAACAGAGAAGTTACTGCTACCGGGAATATTGAAGTTACTTATAAGGGGTCAAAATTAACTTGTAATAAGTTAAAAGTCAATATGCAGACAAAAGAGGGTTTAGCTGAAGGTAATGCCCGTCTCCAAGATTCAAAAGGAGTAGTTACTGGAGAAAAAATAATTTATAATTTTGCAAATAAGACAGGTGTAATTCTTAATGCTGATTTCCGAGCTAATCCCTATTTTGGAAAAGCCAAAATTGTAGAGAAGGTAAGCGATAGTGAATTTATAGCCAAAAGAGGGTATTTTACTACCTGTAGCATGGATCAGGTTCATTATCGTCTTGCGATAAAGAAGTTAAACATGTTTCCTGGAGATAAAACGCAAGCAAAGCAGGTTACTCTTTATCTTGGTACCGTCCCCGTTGCCTATCTTCCATGTTTTAACTATTCAATGAAGGAACCATTTATGCATGTTCAGGTTGAGCCAGGTAAAAGAAAGGATTGGGGTCCATATGTATTGAGTGCCTGGCGTTATAATATTACGGATAATATCGATGGCAGGCTTCTGCTTGATTATCGTAATAAATTGGGGTGGGCAGAAGGTTTTTACTCAAATTACAGGACTCCGGGTGTAGGAAAGGGCGAATTTAAGTTTTACTATACGAATGAAAAACCTAGTAACCAAGCAGGGAATGCATCTACGGAATATCAACGTTATTTTATGCGTTGGCGCCATAAATGGGATATAGACCAGCGCACTAATTTTATTGCTGAATTTCTTAAAATTACAGACAAAAGATGGAAGGATGATGTGAAACCGTCTAACCGTAATTTCCTAAAGGATTATTTTTTCCGTGAATATGAGAAAGATTCTCAACCTCTAAGTTATGCATTGTTTCATCACGCTTTTAATTATTCAAGCCTCGATGTAATTTTGCAGGAACGCACAAACCACTGGTTTGATCAAATTGAAAAAACCCCGGAGATAAATTATAACCTGCCAAGCTTGCAACTGGGCCAGACACCATTTTATTTTGAAAATATAAGCCAGATGGGTAATTATAATAAAAAAGGTTCAACCATGTCTCCTGTAACCAATGATGCTGTTACGGTGGCGCGTTTAGACACCAAGAATACGTTATCCCGTCCAATGAAGGTTTCTTTTGTGCAATTTAGGCCTTTTGTTTCCAGCCGCCAGACCTTTTATGACAAGGGAGCAAACGGACAGGATGGTATTGTGCGTACGATTTTTTATAGTGGCGCAGATATGAGCACTAAATTTTATCGTGTATTTAATGTTAAAACGGATTTTTTAGGTTTAGATATTAATGGCTTAAGGCATGTAATCACTCCCACAATTGGGTATCTGTATACTCATGTGCCTACTATTCCTGCAAGCAACATAAAACAGATTGATACCGTTGATTTCATAAACCGTGGTAATACTGCTTCCCTGGGCCTATCAAATAAACTGCAGACCAAACGTGGCGGCCAGAGTATTGATTTTGTAGATTTATTAGTTACGACAGAATATGTGCTGGATCCGAAATCCGGGGATAACGCATTTTTGAATAATCCCACCAACAAACTTTCCAGCCAGCTTTCTGATATTCTTTTTAAATTAAAAATACTTCCTTATTCTTGGATGCGTTTTGAAGGGGATGCTACTTACGAGCATTCTGATCATGATTCTGTTAACTATAACAGTTTTTCTCTGGTTAATTATGATATAGGTATCGACCTTGATAAAGATCGTACAATGATTTTTGGGCAGCGCTATGAGAGGAAGGGGAAAAACGAAGTTACTGCAGGTTTCACTTGGCGGCTTAGCCCAAAATGGAAATTTGGCATTTATGAGCGGTATAATTTTAAGAAAGTAAAAGATTCTACTGGTGCAGTTATTCTCGATAGTGGTTCGCAGGAACAGGAATATACTTTAACCCGTGACCTGCATTGTTGGGAGTTGGATATTACCCTCAACAAAAAGGATATCAGCGGGACTAGTATATTTTTTACCTTTAGGCTCAAAGCTTTTCCTGAAAACGAATTTGGGTTTGACCAGTCTGTAAGCGAAAAGAAATCCGGAGCTCAATAG
- a CDS encoding UDP-glucose/GDP-mannose dehydrogenase family protein, whose amino-acid sequence MNISIIGSGYVGLVSGACFAELGNQVICADNDTKKIGFLKRGITPIYEPGLEELITDNLKKKRLKFTSSIKEAVRGSEVIFIAVGTPSLGNGEADLTGIENVARTIAQNMDGYRLVVEKSTVPVETCAWVKKTISTYLKNRYKFDVVSNPEFLREGSAINDFTRPDRIVIGLESLRAKRIMTNLYQPLNRPILVTNIKSAELIKHASNAFLATKISFINALSQICDKVGADVKEVAEGMGLDNRIGRHFLHAGIGYGGSCFPKDLDAFITIAQKLGYDFSILKAVRDTNEEQKKFVFQKIKEALWIIKDKTVAVLGLAFKPNTDDLRNSPSIDLINTLIEEGAKVKVYDPKAMDRASIFLKSVVFCNDPYQAARNADCLIVATEWNEFKELDFIKLKKTLKRAFVVDGRNIYDPKMLIKLGFTYIGVGRGSE is encoded by the coding sequence ATGAATATTTCAATTATCGGTTCAGGCTATGTAGGGTTAGTTAGCGGGGCTTGTTTTGCTGAGTTGGGAAACCAGGTTATTTGCGCGGATAATGACACAAAGAAGATTGGTTTCCTCAAGCGAGGAATAACCCCTATTTACGAACCCGGCTTGGAAGAGTTAATTACCGATAATCTTAAGAAGAAGAGGCTGAAATTTACTTCAAGTATCAAAGAGGCAGTAAGGGGCAGCGAAGTAATCTTTATTGCTGTAGGTACGCCTTCCTTAGGTAATGGGGAAGCGGATTTAACTGGTATTGAGAATGTTGCCCGGACTATTGCACAGAATATGGATGGTTATCGTCTTGTTGTTGAAAAATCTACCGTACCGGTTGAAACCTGCGCTTGGGTTAAAAAAACGATTTCAACCTATTTAAAGAATAGGTATAAATTCGATGTTGTGTCTAATCCGGAATTTTTACGCGAAGGTTCGGCAATAAATGATTTTACTCGCCCTGATAGGATCGTGATTGGATTAGAGAGTTTAAGGGCTAAGCGGATAATGACCAATTTATACCAGCCTTTGAATCGGCCTATTTTAGTTACTAACATAAAATCAGCGGAATTGATTAAGCATGCCTCCAATGCTTTTTTGGCAACTAAAATTTCATTTATTAATGCGCTTAGTCAAATCTGCGATAAGGTTGGAGCTGACGTAAAAGAGGTGGCAGAAGGGATGGGCTTAGATAACCGTATTGGCCGTCATTTTCTACATGCGGGCATAGGCTATGGTGGTTCTTGTTTTCCCAAGGATTTGGATGCCTTTATAACTATTGCCCAGAAGTTAGGATATGATTTTTCGATCCTTAAAGCAGTAAGGGATACCAACGAAGAACAAAAGAAATTTGTTTTTCAGAAAATCAAAGAAGCTTTATGGATAATAAAAGATAAGACGGTTGCAGTGCTGGGTTTGGCTTTTAAACCCAATACCGATGATTTGAGGAATTCACCAAGTATTGACTTAATAAATACTTTAATAGAGGAAGGGGCAAAGGTAAAAGTCTATGATCCAAAAGCAATGGATAGAGCAAGTATATTTCTCAAAAGTGTAGTTTTCTGTAATGATCCATATCAAGCGGCAAGAAACGCCGATTGCCTTATTGTTGCTACAGAATGGAATGAGTTTAAAGAGCTGGATTTTATAAAACTAAAAAAGACTTTGAAGCGGGCTTTTGTGGTTGATGGCAGGAATATCTATGATCCGAAGATGCTCATTAAACTGGGTTTTACTTATATAGGAGTAGGCAGGGGAAGTGAATAA
- a CDS encoding nucleotide sugar dehydrogenase, translating to MNKVLANLDKRIKNKQIKIAVIGLGYVGFPLALEFAKKHTNVIGIEIDRDRLKSIAKGQSYISDISSKELKDVKAHGYFKASADFSSINQADAVLICVPTPLKGKYLPDISFIKNAVEEAAFHIKKEALVILESTTYPGTTEEEILPIFEKVGLKHGKDFYLCFSPERIDPGNKRFPVQKIPKVIGGLTSEATELAMAVYRIILKKVVPVSSPRAAETVKLLENTFRLINIGLIDELSMMAHKMGIDIWEVINAASTKPFGFMPFYPGPGVGGHCIPKDPLYLHWKAKSFGFSSRFIKLASDMINYMPEYVVKRIKELLKKNKIKFKGAKILVIGATYKKDVKDLRKSPSIDVISCLKKQGAKVCYFDPLIPFLKVKNIDLKSIKLSNKKINEFDCVLIATDHSCINYSMILKNAKLIFDSRNVFKGKYAEKVQRL from the coding sequence GTGAATAAAGTTTTAGCTAATTTAGATAAAAGAATCAAAAATAAACAGATAAAAATAGCTGTTATAGGTTTAGGCTATGTGGGATTTCCTTTAGCGCTGGAGTTTGCTAAGAAGCATACCAATGTAATCGGTATTGAAATCGATCGTGATCGCCTCAAATCTATCGCCAAAGGCCAGTCCTATATCAGCGATATCAGCAGTAAAGAATTAAAAGACGTAAAGGCCCATGGATATTTTAAGGCTAGCGCGGATTTTTCTAGTATTAATCAAGCTGATGCGGTTTTAATTTGTGTTCCTACCCCGCTTAAAGGTAAATACCTGCCGGACATTTCTTTTATAAAAAATGCGGTAGAAGAGGCTGCGTTTCATATAAAAAAGGAGGCACTAGTAATTTTAGAAAGTACCACTTATCCTGGGACCACAGAAGAGGAGATTCTGCCTATTTTTGAGAAAGTGGGCCTTAAACATGGAAAAGATTTTTACCTTTGTTTTTCGCCTGAAAGAATCGATCCGGGTAATAAAAGATTTCCTGTCCAGAAGATTCCCAAAGTCATAGGTGGGCTTACTTCGGAAGCTACGGAATTGGCGATGGCCGTTTACCGTATTATTCTTAAAAAGGTAGTTCCTGTAAGCAGCCCTCGGGCCGCGGAGACAGTTAAGCTTCTTGAAAATACATTTCGTTTGATTAACATCGGGTTAATAGATGAATTATCTATGATGGCGCATAAGATGGGGATTGACATTTGGGAGGTTATTAATGCGGCCAGTACCAAGCCATTTGGTTTTATGCCTTTTTATCCAGGGCCAGGGGTAGGCGGCCATTGTATCCCTAAGGATCCGTTATACCTGCATTGGAAAGCCAAGAGTTTCGGCTTCTCTTCCCGTTTTATAAAACTAGCCTCAGATATGATAAATTATATGCCAGAGTATGTTGTAAAGCGAATTAAGGAGTTACTCAAAAAAAATAAAATTAAATTTAAAGGTGCAAAAATATTAGTTATTGGTGCTACTTATAAGAAAGACGTCAAAGACCTGCGTAAATCTCCGAGTATCGATGTAATCAGTTGTTTGAAGAAACAGGGAGCAAAAGTTTGCTATTTTGATCCGCTAATACCTTTTTTAAAAGTAAAAAACATTGATTTGAAATCAATCAAGCTAAGTAATAAAAAAATAAATGAATTTGATTGTGTACTTATTGCTACAGACCACAGCTGTATCAATTACTCCATGATATTAAAAAATGCAAAATTAATTTTTGATTCCAGGAATGTCTTTAAAGGTAAATACGCGGAAAAGGTGCAACGACTATGA
- a CDS encoding NAD-dependent epimerase/dehydratase family protein — translation MSRFLVTGGAGFIGSHIVETLVSNGHYVRVLDNFSSGSIVNLNGVKNKIDLIRGDICSKPACIKATKNIDFVLHQAALRSVPKSMAYPHDYNRVNIDGTLNMLESSAKNKVKRFIFASSSSVYGDVKKFPEEESFVPVPISPYALSKLTGEYYCRIFSLYFGLPTIILRYFNVFGPRQAIDDDYAVVIPKFINCLLNNKQPPIFGNGRQSRDFTFVQNVVLANLAAVKAIKVKFGVFNIATGNNISILELVKILNKFLGKNIKPLFFSVRSGDVFKTLADTTRAIKLLNFKSSVDFITGLKITTEYWRRNA, via the coding sequence ATGAGTAGATTTTTAGTTACTGGAGGGGCGGGTTTTATCGGTTCACATATCGTTGAAACACTAGTCAGTAATGGACATTACGTACGTGTTTTAGATAATTTCTCTAGCGGCAGTATCGTTAATCTTAATGGGGTTAAGAATAAGATAGACTTAATTAGAGGGGATATTTGTTCTAAGCCTGCCTGTATTAAAGCAACCAAAAATATCGATTTTGTTTTACATCAAGCCGCTTTAAGAAGTGTTCCAAAGTCAATGGCTTACCCGCATGATTACAATCGGGTAAATATTGATGGTACTCTGAATATGCTGGAGTCTTCTGCTAAAAATAAGGTTAAACGTTTTATCTTTGCTTCATCAAGTTCAGTTTATGGAGATGTAAAAAAATTTCCAGAAGAGGAGAGCTTTGTTCCTGTTCCGATTTCTCCTTATGCTTTAAGCAAGCTTACCGGTGAATATTATTGCAGGATATTCAGCCTCTATTTTGGTTTACCGACGATAATTTTGCGTTACTTTAACGTTTTTGGACCTCGACAGGCCATTGATGATGATTATGCCGTAGTTATCCCGAAGTTTATTAATTGCCTGTTAAATAATAAACAACCGCCGATTTTTGGCAATGGCAGGCAATCTCGCGATTTTACATTTGTGCAGAATGTAGTTTTGGCAAATTTGGCAGCTGTTAAGGCAATAAAGGTTAAATTCGGAGTATTTAATATTGCTACTGGAAATAACATTAGCATATTGGAACTAGTGAAAATTTTAAATAAGTTTTTAGGTAAAAATATTAAACCCCTATTTTTTTCTGTACGTTCAGGTGATGTATTTAAAACCTTAGCAGATACGACTCGGGCAATTAAATTATTAAATTTTAAATCATCTGTTGATTTTATTACGGGATTAAAAATTACCACAGAATATTGGAGAAGGAATGCGTAA